GGGCCAGAAAATTTTTCCAAGATCCCGGGGCATGATCCGCACGATGTCCGGCCCCGGTGCCGGATGGACCCGGGACAGGGACATCAAGCCCCTTGCCGATACCCCGTTTCGCGAGCGGTTTGAAACGCTTTCTACAAAAAAGTCTGATAGGGGATAAGATATGCCGACCCATACCAATGAGACCCAGTTTATTAATGATATACGTGCCGCTTTAGGTATCCGTGCCGATAACACGAACTCACGGAAAAAAGAGATTTTTACGGATCCTGCACAAACGCCCGAAGCACAGCAAATACTGCTTGAAACCATTGGCGCGCGACAAAACAGTGATCGGATGGTTCTGCTTGACAGATTGGCAAAGGAAGCGGTTCCTTTAAATCTTAAGGTCATGCCCATGAAAAATGAGGCTGAAGTTGCCAAAGCCATTGCTGATCTTGTGGCCGACACCACCCCTGAGTGGGGAGACAAAAAAAGTGTTGTGCAGTGGGATCACCCCATGATCAAGAAATTGGCCCTTGAATCGGCACTCAAAGACCAGAATGTGCCGGTGTATACGGCAGCCTTTGACGGCAGTGAGACCACGGATTGTCAAAAAGAAACGAAACGGGAACAAATCCGGGAACAGGTCATACAATCATATATCGGCGTAACATCCGCCGATTTTTGCCTGGCCGATACCGCCACCCTGGTGATGCGTTCCCGACCCAACGAGGCCCGGTCCGTTTCCCTTCTGCCCTCTATCCATGTGGCTGTGATCAAGAAAGAGCAGATTCTGTCTGACATGAAAGAGCTTTATGCGTTACTCAAATTTGATCCGGACACAAGGGGAGAAGGGCTTCCCCATCACATGGTTATGATCTCAGGCCCCAGCAAGACCGCAGACATTGAGCTTGTGATGGTGCACGGTGCCCATGGACCCCGGGCTCTTTATCTCTACGTGATCACCGGCTGATAAGGGTTTTTAAAAAAATGAATCCGCCCCTCCCACCATCCTGGGGGCGGATTTTTTCTGATTTTTTATACTTTTGTTGACAAAGAATGTTTTCCTGTCCTACTTAGATTCCCATCATGTGGAATCAGGGATTGGTGCATATGGAAAAAGGCAAACGTATATGGGGGATTACCGCCGTATGCCTGATCCTCTTACTATGCCTTGTTTTAGTAAGTGAATGGCCCGACAAAACCGATGGTTTTAAAAATGTTTACCCTGATGCACCCAGAAAAGACATTGTTGGTAAACTTAACATGTCGGATTTCAGGGCAGGTCGTAGAAATTTTTCACTTTCTGTTGATTCCCTTCGTGTGGAAAAGAAAAAAATGGGCTTCCTGCGCTTAGGGTTCATGAAAATAGCCATCCTGGACGGCGTTGAGATAAATTGGTTTGAAAAGGGAACCCCGGAGTCACAAAAAGAACCGGCCGGACCATCCGTATCCGAGGATGCTGACCGTTTTTTCAATCAAGTAAATAAATTAAAACAGGTTTTGCCGGGTCATATTAAGGGCGTTGAATTGACCCGGGTCAAAATAAATTTTTTCAAAGATAATCAAAAATCGTTCACCATCAGGGCGGATAAGGCGAGTCTCAAGTCCGAAGACCAACTTGTTTTAACAGGGCATGTCACAATAAATGCAGGTAATGGTGAAAAGCTGACTTGCGAAAAAATTATCTGGCTGATTCCCAAAGGCCGTTTTGTAACGTCAAAGGCGTTTAAACTGGATGACAAAACCCGAAATAGCCTGGGTCATGAACTGAAAACAAATCAAGGACTTAAAAATATTACTTTTTCAATTGAGGAGGGATAAATGAAGGCTTTTGGAGTAAAAGAGATCTGGACAGGAATTATCTATACTTTTTGTGGTGCCATACTGGTGTTAAGCGCTTTTTCCGGTTTTGCCCAAGCCGCCGGCTCCTATGACTATAATTCAGACGATGATGTGGACGGAGAAGATATATTCGAATTTATCCAAACCTTCAACGCCTCAGATCTGAAAAATTTCGCCTCCTCTTTTGGATATATGGATTCTTCAGGTTGCCGGGCGTTGCTCCCCTGCCACATGGCTGAAGCAAATGCCTGTTTTCAGACGGCTGTCGCCGCAGATCCCACTCAGGTTTTGAAAACCTTTCATGCCGTTACCAGAATACTGGCTTTAATCTATGATGCCGATATCAATGTTCTTCTCACTGAACTGGGGCTTGAAGAAGAAATCAGGACATTGTGCAATTGGACGGCAGATTGGCCAAGGGATGGAAATGATCAGGTCATCCTGCCCGATACCCTGCCTTCAACTGAGGATGCCCTGAACGTCCTGATAACCGTACTTTTACCGGAAATAAACGGGGCTTTAGATGAACTCGACGGGCTTGATGATACCATCGCAGATCCATTCATCGTTTTGTGCGAAGAACTGACCATGGAGGATGATACGTTAGGTTGTGAAAATATAGAAGTGGATTATGGTGATGTGGCACTTTACCGTGCCGCACTCCAGGGAATGAAGGCCTTTCTTTTAATTGTGGATGCCTACAACTTCAATATCGAGCAGACCGCTGAGATTGTCGGAAAATTAAGGGAAGATGTTTTTATTATTAACGATTATTTGTGTGATGGTGATCCGAGCACCACGACATGCCGGCCCAATTTTCTTTTGCTGGATGACAATGCTGCCGCTTTGTTGTCCCAGGCCAAACAATCACTCAACGAGGCGATTGTAAGTTATCTTGAGGCCTCGGATTATATCAGGACAGAAACCGATGACCAGAATAACGATACGTTTGCCTTTCCCGAGACACCTGATGACGATGCGCAGGAACAAATTTTCCAAGAGCAACTGAGAGAAATTCAAAGCGCCTTGACTGGCACTGTTACGCTTGACGCATTTTCCGATGAAAATCCCATTGCTCTTAACCTGACTGCATTTTTTGACGATCCTGGTGACCTGCGTAATTTTTTGCCGGATTTTACCAATACCAATCAGCCTGTCTACGGGTCTTTTGATGATCCCGAACTTGGCGGCATAATGCCTGGATTTGATAATGACAGATGGGCGGAAATTTTGGATATCAGCATTCCTGTTTCAGCCGATATTGCCGGGGTCGAATAAAAGCCCCGACACACTGGGAAGAAAATTTCTGCGCAATGCCTTAGGTATTGCGCAGATAAAATAAAATTTGCGGTCCTTGACAACTCAGAGGGACTTTCATGAAAAATTAAAATTAAAAGTGTTGTCTCCTACGTTCAAATTCAGGTTTATTGGGATATATTTCATCTTCAGTGCGTTTTTTGCCGTCTTTATGTTGTTTCTGTTTATTCTTTGGCGGATGCATGTTGCGCTGTTTGTGATTATTCCGATCTCGCTTCATTTTTTTGGGATCATGTTGACGTGGATCCATGGTCCGCTTTTTTGAAGATTTTTTCTTTTGTTTTTTTTCATCATCTATTTTTTCTTTTGGCTTTGGACTTTTGTGTGGCCGTCGGGAATCCTCTCGGTATGAATTTTTGTAGCGTGGATCCTTTTTTTGTTGATACTTGTCGTGCCGAGGTGGATTCTTTTGGGAATGATGTTTTGTTTTTTGGGGCGGACGATTCTTTTGTCTTCCGGATTTATGATCATGGTGATCATGATAGAAATGGTGCCCGCGCCATTTAGTGTCATGTGGCCAGTGAGTACGAGGTAACGCAATCCAATGTCCGCTTTTGTTCCTGCTATAATACCAACGTTGATTATTGTAGAAATAGTAATAGCCGCGGTAATTGTAGTACGCGCGGTCGTATAAGTTAACCGTGTACGGCAAGGCCGGTACGACCACCACGCTGGAATGGTAATAGGGGGCAGAATAATATCCGTCAGCCGGAATCACACACCCTGAAAAAAAGAATGTGCTGCAGGCGATCATAATCAGAACAAGTCTTGTTAATTTATTCATACATTATCTTTTTTATGAAAAAGTTGGGTAAATTGCTCAGATTTTTTGAGCTTTGTTGTGGTTCGGGTTTGGGGGTTGGTAGGTTAGGTTGGCCCATGGCCGTTAGTTTGTTGTTTACAGATATCACTCTCTTTTTTACAAACACTGTATATCAAATAATGAAAAGCGGATCAAGCACCTGAAATATGACTTCAAACCTGTTGAGTATAATAACGATATTTTACAATTCCGGAACCCCCTGTTTGGATGCCTTAAGCCTCGTGACTTTGATTTTGAGGCAACTCATATCGTTGTCCCAAAATAAATAATGGAAATGGTAGCCTTTAAAATTAACTCAACCTTGACATCTGACGCTCTTCGAGCGATTATTTTAAGAAATTTATTACATCGTAGATCAATTTCTCAAAGGGCGTGTAATGCTATGGCGACAAAATATTTTGTGCTGTTTTTATTGGTTCTTAATTTCGGTATTTTACAGGCTGATGAAATCAAAAATTTTTCCTTACAAACCACAAAGCTTTCACAAAATGATCTTATTGACATCGTTATTAGCGAAAGCGAAACCGTAAAGAATAGCAAGATCGAAGCGCTGATCGCCGAGCAGGGCATTCTGAACGCCCGATCGGTCTTCGAGCCCCGGCTCGAATTCTCTTACCTGCTTGAATACAACTACGAGCAGAACAACCGCGAACAAAAAATCCAGAGAAGTACGGAAACCGAATATGAGAGTAGGGATAATACCTGGTCCGCATCCATAAACGGGCTGATCCCTTTTGGCACACAGTATAAACTGTATTATGAGCTTGATGATCCGAGCAATTCGCTTCAGACAGATGATGAATACGGGCATGAAAAGCGCGGCAAAATCGGGCTGGAACTTACCCAGCCGCTGCTCAAGGGATTTGGGCCGGAAGTCAACAATGCCAACATTAATATTGCGTCAAAAAACAAAGAGATTTCTGAAGAGAAATTGGTCAAAATAAAAATGGTTTCCGGGTTCAATGCCATTACAGGGTATACGGATATCCAGTTTTATCAACGCTGGGGAGTGCTGGAATCGGAAATACTTGCGCTTGAAAAAGAACGGCTGTCCATGGTGAAGAAACTTGTGGCCGCCGGCCGTCTGTCTATAACCGATATTTTCGATATTGAAACCACCATCGCCAAGAGGCAGACACGAATGAATTTCATCGCCAGAAAGTTTAGAAAAGCGTCTTCGTCTGTTCGGCAGATGCTTCTCGGAACAGGGGCTCAGACATTATCAATTATCGAGGCCACCGATGACTTGAAAGATATTCCGGAATCACTGGAACCGCTCCCTGAGGATCTTTCTTCTTATTATGAAAAAAGGCCGGACCACAAACAGGCCGTCCATGAACACCAAATCAGCAAGATCCGGTATGCATATGCCAAAAATCAACGCCTGCCAAACGTCGATCTTGTTGCGGAATATGGCATAACGGAACTCAATGAATCCTGGGAAGATGCGACTAAAGGGCTGGATGATAGTCAGTACGATTTTTGGACGATAGGAATAAATGTGGGCATTCCCCTGGGTGGGAAAAAAGGCAAAAGTGCGGTTAGAGCGGCTGAACTCAGGCAACAAATGACCGAAAAGAACATTGAGGTTGTCAGTGCGCTGATCAAAGATGAAATTTGCAGCGCCTATGCTGAATTGGAAATTGCCCACAAGGAAGCTGCAAAACAAAAACAGGTTCTTGCGAAACTCCAGGGACTTCTTGATCAGGATATGAAGAAATTGAAAAGCGGAAAGGATAACCAATACAAAGTGATTGCCAGAAAAATAGAAATTTTGAGAGCCAGAATTGATTTGTATGAAAAACTTTCTGAATTCAAAAAAGTACAAACCAGCCTTAGTCTGGCCAAAGGAACACTTCTTGACGAGATTGCCGCCAGATGAAAATTACCAAAAGCAGGGGAAAAAAACAGGCAGGTCCGGGCTGGTTTTGCCAATTATTTTTTTTTATTTCGTTCATTATTTTTAACTTTATTGGTATCTGCGGGGCACAACAAATAACGATTTCAGGGTTTACCGAGGCGGTTCATGATGTTGTCCTCGGGCTTCCTGAGGCAGGCCGCCTTGCCGGGATACAGGTCAAGGAGGGCGATTTCGTCGAAAAGGGACAGACCCTGGCGTTTCTTGACAAGCGCATTGAGGAGCTTGAGGTAAAAAGGCGTAGAATAGCTGCA
This window of the uncultured Desulfobacter sp. genome carries:
- a CDS encoding lactate utilization protein — encoded protein: MPTHTNETQFINDIRAALGIRADNTNSRKKEIFTDPAQTPEAQQILLETIGARQNSDRMVLLDRLAKEAVPLNLKVMPMKNEAEVAKAIADLVADTTPEWGDKKSVVQWDHPMIKKLALESALKDQNVPVYTAAFDGSETTDCQKETKREQIREQVIQSYIGVTSADFCLADTATLVMRSRPNEARSVSLLPSIHVAVIKKEQILSDMKELYALLKFDPDTRGEGLPHHMVMISGPSKTADIELVMVHGAHGPRALYLYVITG
- the lptC gene encoding LPS export ABC transporter periplasmic protein LptC, with amino-acid sequence MEKGKRIWGITAVCLILLLCLVLVSEWPDKTDGFKNVYPDAPRKDIVGKLNMSDFRAGRRNFSLSVDSLRVEKKKMGFLRLGFMKIAILDGVEINWFEKGTPESQKEPAGPSVSEDADRFFNQVNKLKQVLPGHIKGVELTRVKINFFKDNQKSFTIRADKASLKSEDQLVLTGHVTINAGNGEKLTCEKIIWLIPKGRFVTSKAFKLDDKTRNSLGHELKTNQGLKNITFSIEEG
- a CDS encoding TolC family protein: MATKYFVLFLLVLNFGILQADEIKNFSLQTTKLSQNDLIDIVISESETVKNSKIEALIAEQGILNARSVFEPRLEFSYLLEYNYEQNNREQKIQRSTETEYESRDNTWSASINGLIPFGTQYKLYYELDDPSNSLQTDDEYGHEKRGKIGLELTQPLLKGFGPEVNNANINIASKNKEISEEKLVKIKMVSGFNAITGYTDIQFYQRWGVLESEILALEKERLSMVKKLVAAGRLSITDIFDIETTIAKRQTRMNFIARKFRKASSSVRQMLLGTGAQTLSIIEATDDLKDIPESLEPLPEDLSSYYEKRPDHKQAVHEHQISKIRYAYAKNQRLPNVDLVAEYGITELNESWEDATKGLDDSQYDFWTIGINVGIPLGGKKGKSAVRAAELRQQMTEKNIEVVSALIKDEICSAYAELEIAHKEAAKQKQVLAKLQGLLDQDMKKLKSGKDNQYKVIARKIEILRARIDLYEKLSEFKKVQTSLSLAKGTLLDEIAAR